A genomic window from Solanum dulcamara chromosome 11, daSolDulc1.2, whole genome shotgun sequence includes:
- the LOC129873650 gene encoding uncharacterized protein LOC129873650 yields the protein MVTLASTCLCNSPSSLIHSSETINPSIPNFITFSSSIYFKKNGNSLASRSLGIVAATEGSANKSSGKNEEKEEDPSVPTWAKPGTDEPPPWARDEAQKDSSSFQVPFIVYLLASAVTAIAAIGSIFEYTNQKPVFGILGSDSVFYAPLLGFFVFTGIPTSAFLWFKSVQVANKEAEEQDRRDGYM from the exons ATGGTGACATTAGCTTCTACATGTCTTTGCAATTCTCCTTCTTCACTTATTCATTCCTCAGAAACAATCAATCCATCCATACCCAATTTCATTAcattctcttcttcaatttatttcAAGAAAAATGGAAATTCGCTTGCAAGTCGTAGCCTTGGAATTGTAGCTGCTACTGAAGGCTCTGCTAACAAATCCAGtggaaaaaatgaagaaaaagaagaagacccATCAGTTCCTACATGGGCTAAACCCGGTACGGATGAACCTCCACCATGGGCTAGAGATGAAGCTCAGAAAGATTCTTCAAGCTTTCAAGTTCCCTTCATTGTTTATTTGCTTGCTTCTGCTGTCACAGCAATTGCAGCG ATTGGTTCTATTTTTGAGTACACGAATCAGAAACCTGTGTTTGGAATTTTGGGTTCAGATAGTGTTTTTTATGCTCCATTGCTTGGGTTCTTTGTGTTCACTGGCATTCCCACTTCT GCATTCCTTTGGTTCAAATCAGTACAAGTTGCTAACAAGGAGGCAGAGGAACAAGACCGCAGGGATGGATATATGTAG